One Dermacentor andersoni chromosome 6, qqDerAnde1_hic_scaffold, whole genome shotgun sequence genomic window carries:
- the LOC126522357 gene encoding uncharacterized protein → MKNSRYQGLSAAVPPPRRSARISCVRFTRLGIYNEDTTEDETLAESLSTMMASLKVAMPCLWPRKCQVCEKTLSSRAALVRHMRTHTGEKPYACPSCPAAYSTQYLLSLHIRSHTGERPHKCDICERSFSQRTPLIHHLRTHTGEKPYECSLCPAEFVKFHSLCQHKRTHTGEQPYECSVCCQKFAQLPYLIAHMRTHTGEKPFACRACPAAFAHRKTLANHERTHTGEKPFECRRCGRRFSQQGNLRRHLRLHTIDKEHKCSLCPAVFALKPSLEAHELSHKAVRPFKCSECPASFVHKQNLDAHERVHAGDVPFACAVCDKRFSALRRVQRHLLTHTGEKRFKCSICKKHFTRTFSLARHMRIHARKKDV, encoded by the coding sequence ATGAAGAATTCAAGGTACCAAGGACTGAGTGCTGCAGTTCCGCCCCCCAGGCGCTCTGCAAGAATCAGCTGTGTTCGTTTCACACGACTGGGTATATACAACGAGGACACCACCGAAGATGAAACCCTCGCAGAATCCCTGTCAACCATGATGGCATCACTCAAAGTGGCAATGCCGTGCCTGTGGCCACGAAAGTGCCAGGTCTGCGAGAAGACACTGTCCAGCCGGGCAGCACTCGTGAGACACATGCGCACACATACGGGCGAAAAACCATATGCATGCCCCTCGTGTCCTGCAGCCTACAGCACTCAATACCTGCTTAGCCTGCACATACGATCGCACACTGGTGAGAGGCCACACAAGTGCGACATCTGTGAACGTTCGTTCTCTCAACGGACTCCACTGATCCACCACCTACGTACACACACGGGTGAGAAACCGTATGAATGCTCTCTCTGTCCAGCAGAATTTGTAAAATTTCACTCACTCTGCCAGCACAAGCGAACACACACGGGTGAGCAGCCATATGAGTGCAGTGTGTGTTGTCAGAAGTTCGCACAGCTCCCGTACCTCATAgcacacatgcgcacgcacacggGTGAAAAGCCATTTGCGTGCCGTGCGTGCCCAGCAGCGTTCGCGCATCGAAAGACACTTGCCAATCACGAGAGAACACATACGGGAGAAAAACCGTTTGAGTGTCGCAGGTGTGGCCGCCGGTTCTCTCAGCAAGGGAACCTGAGGCGCCACCTACGGCTGCACACGATTGACAAAGAACACAAGTGCAGCCTGTGTCCCGCAGTTTTTGCCCTAAAGCCCTCGCTAGAGGCCCATGAACTGTCGCACAAAGCTGTTAGGCCTTTTAAATGCAGTGAGTGCCCCGCTTCTTTTGTCCACAAACAAAACCTGGACGCTCATGAACGGGTACACGCAGGTGATGTGCCATTTGCATGTGCTGTGTGTGACAAAAGATTCTCGGCATTAAGGCGAGTGCAACGACACCTGCTCACTCACACAGGCGAGAAGAGGTTCAAGTGCAGCATCTGCAAAAAGCATTTTACACGGACTTTCAGCTTGGCACGCCAcatgcgaatacacgcaaggaaAAAGGATGTCTAA